A single region of the Gouania willdenowi unplaced genomic scaffold, fGouWil2.1 scaffold_235_arrow_ctg1, whole genome shotgun sequence genome encodes:
- the LOC114459038 gene encoding trace amine-associated receptor 8a-like has protein sequence MSTPDEAELCYPHLGNSSCRRIVRSHSVSVLLHIILSSISVLTVTLNLLVIISISHFRKLHTPTNFLLLSLAVSDFSVGFVWVLLIFLIDGCWFLGAGLCVFNAVLGYVAASASIGTVVLISVDRYVAVCDPMHYQTKVTKNRAKISIVLCWVGSTLFHCLRLNYIIENPGEFDSCTGECAIYVHPVGRIMNVVLSFIIPVTIIVVLYVRVFMVAVSQAQTMRSHVTVVTLQSSLKVNRSELKAARALGVVVVVFLMCLTPFYLVSLTSGFGVKSLSSYIFVIGLFFFNSLLNPVIYVFLYPWFRKCVKCVFSLQILKSGSSEANIL, from the exons ATGAGCACACCTGATGAAGCTGAGCTCTGCTATCCACACCTGGGAAACTCTTCATGCAGGAGGATCGTGCGTTCTCATTCAGTGTCTGTGCTCCTTCACAtcatcctgtcctccatctctgtGCTCACTGTGACTCTCAACCTGCTGGTCATCATTTCCATCTCACACTTCAG GAAGCTGCACACTCCcaccaacttcctcctcctctctctggctGTGTCAGATTTCTCTGTTGGGTTTGTCTGGGTTCTTCTAATATTTCTTATTGATGGATGTTGGTTTTTAGGTGCAggcttgtgtgttttcaatgcTGTTTTAGGTTATGTTGCCGCCTCTGCTTCAATAGGAACTGTTGTGCTGATATCAGTTGATCGTTATGTGGCTGTTTGTGATCCAATGCACTATCAAACTAAAGTCACTAAAAACAGAGCAAAGATCAGCATTGTcctatgttgggttggttctaCTCTCTTTCACTGTCTGAGGCTAAATTACATTATAGAAAATCCAGGTGAGTTTGATTCCTGCACTGGAGAATGTGCAATTTATGTCCATCCTGTTGGTAGAATTATGAATGTTGTTCTCAGTTTCATCATTCCAGTCACCATCATAGTGGtcctgtatgtgagagtgtttatggtggctgtgtctcaggcccagaccatgcgctctcatgttacagtggtgacacttcagagttcactgaaggttaacaggtcagagctgaaagctgctagagctctgggtgtagtggttgttgtgtttctaatgtgtttaaCTCCATTTTACCTTGTTTCACTTACATCAGGGTTTGGAGTGAAAAGTTTAtcatcttacatttttgttataggtctgtttttcttcaactccctgcttaaccctgtgatctatgtgtttctgtatccctggttcaggaaatgtgtgaaatgtgttttttctcttcagatcctgaagtctggctccagtgaggccaacatactgtaa